TTGGCATTAACATATTGACTACCTCACTAACAGCCGGTCGCCTTGCCGGCGTCGTTGTTATTCGCTGACGTAAACGCCTTCAGTGGAGGTTGATTCTTCTTCCACCTGGGGCATGATCTCGCCTTTATAAATCCAAACCTTGATACCGATCTGACCATAGGTGGTCAATGCTTCGGTCTTGGCATAATCAATATCTGCACGCAAGGTCTGCAACGGCACCCGTCCTTCACGCAGCCAAACGCTGCGGGACATTTCAGCACCACCCAGACGACCAGACACCATCACCTTGACGCCTTCGGCGCCTTGGCGCATGCCCTGTTGAATGGCACGCTGCATAGCACGGCGATAGCTGATCCGGCGCGTCAACTGACCAGCAACGTTCTCAGCAACCAAATAAGCATCCAGGTCAGGGGATTTAATTTCCTTGACCTCGAGGTCAATCTTCTCGCCAGTCAAAGCTTCCAAGCTGCTGCGCAGTTTCTTCACGTTCTCACCGCTGCGGCCAATCAAAATGCCTGGCTTGGCAGTATGCACATAGATCTTGATTTTTCCGGGGAACCGTTCAATTTCAATCTGTGAGATACCAGCCCGGTCATTTGATTTCCGGATCAGATCACGGACCGCGAGGTCCTCATGTAATTGATCCTGATAATCCATACCTTCAGCGTACCAGCGGCCTAACCAAGGTTTGTTAATTTTCAGTCGAAATCCTGTAGGATGTACTTTACGACCCATATTTGCTCCTGGTTCCTTTCAATAATCTTTCTACAGATGCCCCGTTAATCCATCTCACGAAGGACGACGGTAACGTGGGACTTACGCCGCAACAGCGGTTTGAACCGGCCGCGAGCACCAAACCGGCGCCATTTACGGGTCGGGGCCTCATCAGCGAAGATCTGATGAACAAACAGGTCTTCACGAGCAACACCAAAGTTCTCTTCTGCGTTGGCAATTGCCGATTTAATCAATTTCTGAACGGGCAGAGCCGCCTTGTTCGGTGTGAACTGTAAAATGGTCACCGCTTCCAGGGCAGGCTTACCGCGAACCAGATCAACCACAAGACGTGCCTTCTGGGCAGACGTATCAAGATTGCTCAATTTCGCTCGAATATCAGTAGCCATTGTTATAACCTTTCTATCCCGATCCGATTAATCCCGACCAGAGATAACGTGGCCGCGGAAGAACCGAGTGGGCGCAAATTCACCCAGTCGATGGCCTACCATATTCTCAGTAATATAAATCGGCACATGGCGGCGTCCATCATGAACGGCAATGGTGTGTCCAACCATTTGGGGGAAGATAACACTTGCCCGACTCCAGGTGCGGATCACTTTCTTCTCACCCTTGTCATTCATGTTTTCAATCTTTTTCAATAATTTCGGGTCGATATACGGACCCTTTTTCAGCGATCGCGACATGATTTCGTCCTCTTTCTCGCTACAATATCCGATTACTTACGACGCCGCTTCGCTTGGGAGCGATGGCGAACGATGTATTTATCAGTACGTTTGTTATGCCGGGTCTTCTTGCCCAGAGTGGGTTTGCCCCAGGGGCTCTTCGGACCAGCCATACCAATCGGTGAACGACCTTCACCACCTCCATGCGGATGGTCTCGGGGGGTCATTGCGGAACCACGGACCGCAGGCCGCCAACCCATATGGCGTTTCCGGCCAGCTTTACCCAACTTGATGTTGGAGTGTTCCACATTGCCAACCTGACCAATGGAAGCACGGCACTCTTGCAGGACCAGGCGAACCTCACCCGAGGGGAGGCGCACATGGGCGTACTTACCTTCTTTAGCCAGCAATTGGGCGGAAGTCCCAGCGGAGCGAACCATCTGGCCGCCGTTACCGGGGTGCAGTTCCACATTGTGGATCGTGGTACCTACGGGAATACTCGCCATCGGGAGGCTGTTGCCAGGGCGAATTTCAGCTTCAGTGCTGGAAAGCACTTTGTCGCCGACCATCAAACCAACTGGGGCCACAATATAGGCCTTTACGCCGTCAGCATAGTGCAGCAGAGCCAGACGAGCCGTTCGGTTGGGGTCATATTCAATCGCCGCAACGGTGGCGGGAACATCAACTTTATCGCGTTTGAAGTCCACAATACGGATATACCGCTTGTGTCCGCCGCCTCTATGGCGAACGGTGACCCGGCCGTACATATTGCGGCCAGAGCTCTTCCTCAAGGGGATGATCAACGACTTTTCAGGTGTCGTTTTTGTGATCTCTTCAAACGTATAACTCGTTTTATGACGAGTACCGGGTGTCTTAGGTTTATATACTTTTACGGCCATTACTCCACCCCTTCAAATATCGGGATGCGCTCGCCTTCGGTCAGGGTCACGATCGCCTTTTTGTAAGCGCTGGAGCGGGTACGCATCCGGCGGCTCTGCAGGCTTCGTGATTGCTTAGCGGGCACGTTCATAACGTTGACGGTTTGCACTTTCACATCAAAAATCGTTTCAATCGCTTCTTTGATCTCAGTTTTTGAGGCTTTGGCATCCACCTCAAACACATACTGATTCAGCATCGAAGACTGATAATTCGATTTCTCAGTGATGATCGGGCGGCGGATGATGTCAAATACAGTTTTCTTCATGATTTCATTCCTACCTATCCGAGATAACTCGCGATGACATCCAAAGCAGCAACCGGCATCACAACTTTTTTGTAACCCAGGAGGTCACGAACGTTGAGATAGCTGGCGTTCAGGGTCTTGGCATCTTCAATATTGGCGCAAGTCCGCTTCACATCAGCATATTCCGGGGCATTTTCCGGGATCAGCACCAAAACGTTACCTTCCCCAGCCAGAGATTGCAGTGCTTCTGCCATGTTCCGAGTCTTAGCTTCATCCAACTTAAATTCATCCACCAGGACGATTTGGCCTTCAGAGGCTTTTACTGATAAGGCAGACCGAAGGGCCGCCCTACGCATCTTTTTAGGCATTGCCTTGTCATAAGAACGCGGCTTGGGGGTAAAGATCTTACCACCGCCAACCCATTGCGCAGCTCGAATAGAGCCTTGCCGGGCACGACCGGTTCCTTTTTGGCGCCAGGGTTTGCGGCCACCACCAGATACCTCACTGCGACCTTTGGTCGAGTGGGTGCCCAGGCGGCTATTGGCCATCTGCCTGACATAAGCCTGATGCATTAGATCAACTTTTACTGGGGCTTCGAAAATCGCTGCAGGCAACTCTGCCTTACTGACTTTCTTACCCTTCATGTTGAAGACATCAACTTCCATGATTACTCAACTCCCATTAGTGGCTATCGCCCAACCGGGCGTCTATTGTTTCCGGGCAGCCTTGATCACTACCACGCCGCCTTTAGGGCCGGGCACGGAGCCATCAACTGCAATAAGATTGCGTTCCGGGTCAACTATAACGACACGCATATTCGTGGATGTTACGCGATCGTTCCCCATCCGTCCAGGGCCGCGCTTCCCCTTAAACACACGACCTGGGGTCGTGCCTGCTGCCAGGGAACCAGGCGAACGTTGACGGTCAGATTGACCGTGCGTCTTGGGGCCGCCATTGAAATTGTGGCGCTTCATTACACCGGCAAATCCGCGACCTTTGCTGATTCCAACGACATCAACCCGTTCACCCGCTTCGAAGACATCAGCTTTAAGCATATCGCCTTCGGAAACGTCCGGTTTACTTAATCTAAATTCACGTAAAACTTTTAATGGTGGCAATTCATTCCGCACGAGGTGCCCCATCTGACCCCCGGTCAAGCGCTTGGGTTTAACCTCTGCGAACCCGAGCTGGACAGCGGAATAACCATCATTCTCAACTGTCTTCACTTGGGTGACATAGCAAGGCCCAGCTTCGATAAGCGTAACGGGGATCGAAATCCCGTCATCATCGAAAATCTGGGTCATACCAACTTTTCGTCCAATAAGCCCTTTTAACATAATATGTATTCTCCTGTAACATTCGATTTCGTCAAGACTGTCAGCCTGGGCACGGCTGCATCATCTCCGAACGTAGCACAGTCAACCTCCCTGGCGCGGCCTCTCTTTGGACCTACGCACAGACAAGCTCTTATGCCACCTTAAAAGGTCGGCTTTTAAGCCGAAACTTGATGATTCTACCATCATATGGCAAGTTTGCCAAGACTCAATTTTGATTGATTCCTGGCAGAAGGAGGTCATCCAAGGGATAGAGGTTTTCTCTCCCGGGATCGACCAGCCATCTGCCAGCAACCAGGTCAGATGCTAAATCTTGATTTCGATATCAACGCCAGCAGGCAGATTCAGACGCATGAGCATATCAATGGTCTTTGAGTCGGGGTCCATCACATCAATCAAACGATTGTGTGTCCGCATCTCAAAATGCTCCTGCGAGTCCTTATCAATGAACGGTGAACGTGTGACTGTGAAACGTTCGATTTTGGTCGGTAACGGGACCGGTCCAACAACCTGAGCACCACTGCGTTCAGCCGTTTCCACAATCCGCTTGGCGGATTGGTCGATCACTCGGTGATCATAAGCCTTCAGACGAATTCGAATCTTTTGTTTAGCCATAATTTCTTCCTAATTATTATTCAATGATCTTGGAGATCACACCGGCACCCACGGTCAGGCCACCCTCACGGATAGCGAACTGGGAACCGTTCTCCAACGCCACAGGCACGATCAATTCAACTTCCATGTTCACACGGTCGCCAGGCAGCACCATCTCGGTACCTTCGGGCAGGGTCACCGTGCCGGTAACATCCATTGTCCGGATGAAGAACTGCGGACGATAGCCAGTGAAGAATGCACTGTGCCGCCCACCCTCTTCTCGGGTCAGGATGTAGACTTCACCTTCAAACTTCGTGTGGGGGGTAATGCTGCCAGGTTTGGCAATAACCATACCACGTTCCACATCTTCACGACCGATACCACGAAGCAACAAACCAACGTTATCACCCGCCATACCTTCGTCCAGAAGTTTGTGGAACATTTCCACACCGGTCACGACCGAGCTCATGCTCTTTTCCTGCAGACCGACGATCTCAACTGGGTCACTGGTGTGAACAATACCGCGTTCAATACGGCCGGTCACCACAGTACCACGGCCCTTGATCGAGAAGACGTCTTCCACGGGCATCATGAACGGTTTGTCAACGTCACGTTCCGGCAGCGGAATGTAGTTATCAACGGCATCCATCAGTTCGTTGATGCAGGCATATTCGGGAGCGTTCGGATCGGTGGATTCGCATTCCAGAGCCTGGAGTGCACTACCCTGGATGATCGGAATGTCGTCTCCAGGGAAACCGTAGCTGCTCAGCATTTCACGGAGTTCCATTTCAACCAGTTCCAACAGCTCAGGATCGTCCATCATGTCAACCTTGTTCAGGAAGACTACGATGCTGGGAACCTCAACCTGGTGGGCCAATAGAACGTGCTCACGGGTCTGGGGCATCGCTCCATCAGGAGCTGCCACCACCAGAATTGCGCCATCAACCTGCGCCGCACCAGTGATCATGTTCTTGATGTAGTCACGGTGACCCGGCATATCCACGTGGGCGTAATGCCGTTTATCAGACTCATATTCAACGTGTGAAATGTTAATCGTGATACCGCGATCTTTTTCTTCCGGCGCATTGTCGATTGTGTCAAAGGCCCGATAATCTGCGTAGCCCTTCAGTCCCTGTACTTTTGTGATCGCCGCTGTCAACGTGGTTTTACCATGGTCAATGTGCCCCATCGTGCCTACGTTCATATGCGGTTTTGATCGATCAAATTTTTCCTTGGCCATCTTAAAAATAACTCCTCAACTAGATAAGATAACGATTTCTACATACCTTGGATCTTCTTCATTACGGCCTCTGAAACTGGCGCGTAATGGTCAAATTCCATTGTGAATACACCACGGCCTTTAGTAGCTGAGCGTAATTCTGTTGCATAACCGAACATTTGGGCCAGCGGGACTTCCGCGTCAATCACCTGAGCATTACCAGGGCGCACATCCATCCCCAACACATTACCGTGGCGGGCGTTTATTTGTCCGATTACCTCACCCATATGCTCTTCGGGGACCACAACTTCAACCTTCATGATCGGTTCAAGTAAGACAGGTCTACCCTTCGGCACACCTTCGCGGATGGCGAAGATTGCAGCTGTGCGGAATGCCATATCACTGGAGTCAACTTCATGCGAAGAGCCATCAATCAAGGTGACTTTCATGTCTGTCATGGGATAGCCGGAGACCACACCACTTTCGACAGCTTCACGAACACCTTTTTCAACGGATGGGATATATTCTCTCGGAATAGCGCCGCCTTTAATTTCTTCTGCGAATTCAAAGCCCGAACCGCTTTCCAAAGGCTCAATCCGAAGGACAACATGACCATATTGACCATGGCCGCCGGTTTGTTTAACAAATTTATATTCTGCTTCAGGAACGGCTTTAGTAATAGTCTCATGGTAAGCAACCCGAGGGTTACCTACATTAGCCTGAACCTTGAATTCCCGGAGCATCCGGTCCACAAGGATATCCAGATGAAGCTCGCCCATACCTGAAATTATGGTCTGACCTGTTTCATCATCCACGCGGACTTTAAAGGTCGGATCCTCCTCAGCCAACTTCTGCAGAGCTTCACTCATCTTATCCTGGTCAGCCAGTGTTTTGGGCTCAATCGCCACAGAGATCACTGGATCAGGGAAGCTGATCGTTTCAAGAACGATCGGATTGTTCATGTCACTGAGTGTGTCACCGGTATAGCTTTGTTTGAGGCCCAGAATCGCGCCAATTTCACCAGCATGCAGTTCATCCACATCTTCGCGGTGGTCAGCATACATACGTAACAACCGGCCAACCCGTTCACGTTTTTCCTGCGTGGAATTAAGATAGGTGGAACCTTTCTTAACCACACCAGAATAGATCCGAATATAGGCCAAGCGACCAACATAAGGATCCGTGACGATCTTGAAGACCAAGGCTGACATAGGTTCATCATCCCGGGAAGCGCGGGTCACCTCTTCATCCGTTTTGGTATGGTGGCCGATAACATCGGGCATATCCAACGGTGAAGGCAAATAATCCACCACAGCATCCAGCAAAGGCTGAACGCCCTTATTCTTTAATGAAGAACCGGCAAATACTGGAGCGACCTCGTTTTTCAGAACGCCATGGCGAAGGGCAGCTTTCATTTCCTCAATGGTCAGCTCCTCACCCTCAAGATACTTGAGAGTCAGGTCATCATCGAGTTCGGCAATCCGCTCAACCATTTCAGCCCGCTTCTCCTTGACGAGATCGCGCATATTTTCCGGAACTTCTGTATATTCCGGTGTACTGCCCAATTCATCTTCAAAAAGAATCGCCTGCTCAGTGAGCAAATCAACGACACCAACAAAGTTGTCTTCAGCGCCAATCGGCACCTGCATGGCAATGGGATGAGCACCCAACCGCTCTTCAATCGACTTGATTGTGCGATCAAAGGAAGCCCCAACCCGATCCATTTTGTTAGCAAAACAGATCCGGGGCACCTGGTATCGGTCAGCCTGGCGCCAAACCGTCTCGCTCTGAGGCTCCACACCCTGAACACCATCAAAAACCACAACACCGCCGTCCAATACGCGCAAAGAGCGCTGGACTTCGGCGGTGAAGTCAATGTGCCCGGGGGTGTCAATCAGGTTAATCTGGTAATCTTTCCAAAATGCAGTTACCGCAGCTGAAACAATCGTGATACCACGTTCACGTTCCTGCTCCATCCAGTCGGTGACAGTTGTGCCGTCATCAACCGAACCAATGCGATAGGTTCGGCCGGTATAGAACAATATCCGTTCTGTGGTTGTCGTCTTACCGGCATCAATATGCGCAATAATACCAATATTGCGATATCGTTCCAGCGGGTACTCTTTCTCAGCCATCAATAATCATCCGATCCGATCAAAGGAAAATCCAAATCCTAAAGACGGAAATGGGAGAAAGCGCGGTTGGCTTCGGCCATACGGTGAGTTTCCTCACGGCGGCGATAGGCGGCGCCCTGGTTGGAGGCGGCGTCCATCAATTCACCCGCTAATTTCTCCGCGTAGGATTTCCCTGATCGCTCACGGGAAGCTGCAATGATCCAGCGCATCGCCAAATATTTACGGCGGCTGGGTTCAACTTCCATAGGCACCTGGTAGGTCGCACCACCGACACGGCGGGGGCGAACTTCCATCATGGGAGAAACGCTTTTGATCGCGGCGTCGAATGTCTCGAGTGGATCTTTGCCAGTACGCTCTCCAATCAGGTCAAGGGCATCATACATCAGCCGGGTGGCTGTGCTTTTCTTGCCATTGAGCATGATCCGATTGATCATCTCCTGAATTTCGATTCTCCCGAAACGAGCGTCAGGGAAGATTTCTCGTTTTTCTGGTGTATATCTTCGCGCCATTCCTACTCCTTACAAAACATAAAAAATTAAAATAGGGCAAAGCATTTAAACAAATCCTCTATGAGACCGATTGAAATGCTTCGCCCTAAAAATTCTAACTCTGACTCTGGCAATTACTTGGGCTTCTTAGCCCCGTATTTTGAGCGACCGTGGGAACGATCCTCAACACCAGTCGAGTCTAATGTACCTCGGACGATGTGGTAGCGAACACCAGGCAGGTCCTTGACACGGCCGCCGCGCACGAGCACAACAGAGTGCTCCTGGAGCTGATGGCCTTCACCAGGGATGTAGGCGGTCACTTCCATGTGATTCGTCAGACGTACACGGGCGATTTTCCGCAGAGCGGAATTCGGTTTCTTGGGGGTCATGGTACGCACGACCGTGCAAACACCACGCTTCTGCGGTGCGCCTTTCGGCTGGCGAATGCGTTTCTGCTTCTGTGAGTTATAGGTATATTGCAGTGCAGGCGCCTTGCTTTTATTCCGTTTGGAATCTCGGCCTTTGCGTATCAATTGGTTGATCGTGGGCACATTTGCCTCCAAGTCTAACTAATGACTTCTTCCAATAAGGGAGGCCATCATCATCTTGCAAGTCGATGGCCTCGCTGCTATCCAATTTTGCCTCCAAATGCTGACCGGCATTATAGGGCCAGAATGAAGGTAACGAGGGATGATTCTACCATGTGTGAGGGGGGGCGTCAAGGAGATTCAGCCGCCCGAGTCCCTCTTAGATATCACTCCCAATACTAATCAAACCGGTAGGTGTGTTAGGCAATCGGGCCTTATCCTCGTCCTTACCAAATTTGATCACTTCACCACTTTCGAGTACAGCTTCCACTGCCAGCCCGAGGCTCTGCATTTCCTTGACCAGAACCTTGAAGGCTGCCGGGATGCCAGGATCTTCAATCGGCTCACCCTTGACGATCGATTCATAGGTCGCCACACGGCCGGTCACATCATCGGATTTCACAGTGAGCATTTCCTGGAGCATGTAAGCGGCGCCATAAGCCTCCAGCGCCCACACTTCCATCTCACCGAAACGCTGGCCGCCGAATTGAGCTTTACCGCCCAGAGGCTGCTGAGTCACGAGGCTGTAAGGGCCAGTAGAACGAGCATGGACTTTGTCTTCGACAAGGTGGTGCAGTTTCATCACAACCATCAAACCAATGGTCACCGGGTGATCATAATAATCACCGGATTTGCCATCGCGGAGCTTCTGCTTACCGAGGGTCGGCATCGGGCGATTGACCTTCACCATCACCTCACGAGCCTTTTCCCGCAGTTCTTCCCCGCTGAGGCTCTTCTTGACCTTCTCGCCGTGGCGTTCCATCCAGAGATGGAGACAGGCTTCGATGGCCCGTGTATCCTGGTCAAAACGACCGGCAACAGGGATCTCATCAGTTTCAAAGGCCAAGATCGAATCAGGGTCATAACCTTGATCCCGCAACCATTCCTTTAATACAACCCTACGGGCATAGGTCTGGCTTGAGGCCAGTTCGTATACATCATAGCCGCGATCGCCCAGCCACTCTTCCAAATAGAGCAAGCGGACTTCGTCTTGGTCACGGATCATCTCAGGATCGTAGGTCTGCTCATCCAGCCATTCCCAGGCTTTCTCAGCAGCAATATCCCAGGCATAGTCAATCATCCAGGCCCGGGCCAGCTCAGCTTCAATTTCATACTCGGTTGCACCATCGAAAACAGGTGTCACAGCCCGAAAGCCGAGACGTTCTGCGGCCCAACCCAAGTGGGTTTCCAGAACCTGACCGATGTTCATACGCCCAGGCACACCCAACGGGTTCAGGATCACGTCAACAGGACGGCCATTATCCAGGAAGGGCATATCTTCGACCGGAACTACCAGGGAAACAACACCTTTGTTTCCGTGGCGGCCAGCCATCTTATCACCAGCCGTGATCTTCCGGTGTTGTGCCACTGAGACTCGCACCATCATATCCACACCAGCTTTAAGGTCGGAATTATCCTCACGGGTGAAGACTTTCACGTCCACCACAATCCCATGTTCACCATGCGGCATGCGCAGGGAGGTGTCTTTCACATCACGGGATTTCTCCCCAAAGATCGCCCGGAGTAACCGCTCTTCAGGGGTTAGTTCTTTTTCACCTTTAGGCGTGATCTTGCCGACCAGAATATCGTTCGGGCCGACTTCAGCGCCGATCCGGATGATGCCATGTTCGTCAAGGTTGCGAATCGCATCCTCACCGACATTGGGGATATCACGAGTGATCTCTTCAGGACCCAGTTTGGTGTCCCGGGCTTCGACTTCGTGCTTCTCAATATGCACAGAAGTGAACCGATCTTCCTCAACAAGGACTTCCGAGATCAGGATGGCGTCTTCAAAGTTTCCGCCTTCCCAGGGCAAGAATGCAACCAGCACGTTTTGGCCGAGGGCAAGTTTCCCATCCACCGAGGAGGAAGAGTCGCCGACAATCTGGCCTTTTTGGATCCGCTGCCCCTTGATCACAGCAGGGCGTTGGTCAATACATGTTGACTGGTTGGAACGGCGGTATTTCCGCAGGTTATAGGTATGGATATTACCGCCCTTTTCACGGACCTGAACCATCCGGCCCGTCACGGACACAACTTCACCATCGTCATCAGCCACAACGAGCTGACCGGAGTCGAGAGCGGAGAATTCTTCCATACCGGTTGAAACAATCGGGACCTCAGGCCGCACCAATGGAACTGCCTGAGCCTGCATGTTCGAGCCCATCAACGCACGGTTGGCGTCGTCATGCTCGAGGAAGGGGATCAACGCGGCGCTGACGCCTACGA
This Chloroflexota bacterium DNA region includes the following protein-coding sequences:
- the rplV gene encoding 50S ribosomal protein L22, with product MATDIRAKLSNLDTSAQKARLVVDLVRGKPALEAVTILQFTPNKAALPVQKLIKSAIANAEENFGVAREDLFVHQIFADEAPTRKWRRFGARGRFKPLLRRKSHVTVVLREMD
- the rplB gene encoding 50S ribosomal protein L2, producing the protein MAVKVYKPKTPGTRHKTSYTFEEITKTTPEKSLIIPLRKSSGRNMYGRVTVRHRGGGHKRYIRIVDFKRDKVDVPATVAAIEYDPNRTARLALLHYADGVKAYIVAPVGLMVGDKVLSSTEAEIRPGNSLPMASIPVGTTIHNVELHPGNGGQMVRSAGTSAQLLAKEGKYAHVRLPSGEVRLVLQECRASIGQVGNVEHSNIKLGKAGRKRHMGWRPAVRGSAMTPRDHPHGGGEGRSPIGMAGPKSPWGKPTLGKKTRHNKRTDKYIVRHRSQAKRRRK
- the rpsC gene encoding 30S ribosomal protein S3, coding for MGRKVHPTGFRLKINKPWLGRWYAEGMDYQDQLHEDLAVRDLIRKSNDRAGISQIEIERFPGKIKIYVHTAKPGILIGRSGENVKKLRSSLEALTGEKIDLEVKEIKSPDLDAYLVAENVAGQLTRRISYRRAMQRAIQQGMRQGAEGVKVMVSGRLGGAEMSRSVWLREGRVPLQTLRADIDYAKTEALTTYGQIGIKVWIYKGEIMPQVEEESTSTEGVYVSE
- the rpsG gene encoding 30S ribosomal protein S7 — translated: MARRYTPEKREIFPDARFGRIEIQEMINRIMLNGKKSTATRLMYDALDLIGERTGKDPLETFDAAIKSVSPMMEVRPRRVGGATYQVPMEVEPSRRKYLAMRWIIAASRERSGKSYAEKLAGELMDAASNQGAAYRRREETHRMAEANRAFSHFRL
- the rpsS gene encoding 30S ribosomal protein S19 — protein: MSRSLKKGPYIDPKLLKKIENMNDKGEKKVIRTWSRASVIFPQMVGHTIAVHDGRRHVPIYITENMVGHRLGEFAPTRFFRGHVISGRD
- the rplW gene encoding 50S ribosomal protein L23; its protein translation is MKKTVFDIIRRPIITEKSNYQSSMLNQYVFEVDAKASKTEIKEAIETIFDVKVQTVNVMNVPAKQSRSLQSRRMRTRSSAYKKAIVTLTEGERIPIFEGVE
- the rpsL gene encoding 30S ribosomal protein S12, which encodes MPTINQLIRKGRDSKRNKSKAPALQYTYNSQKQKRIRQPKGAPQKRGVCTVVRTMTPKKPNSALRKIARVRLTNHMEVTAYIPGEGHQLQEHSVVLVRGGRVKDLPGVRYHIVRGTLDSTGVEDRSHGRSKYGAKKPK
- the rpsJ gene encoding 30S ribosomal protein S10: MAKQKIRIRLKAYDHRVIDQSAKRIVETAERSGAQVVGPVPLPTKIERFTVTRSPFIDKDSQEHFEMRTHNRLIDVMDPDSKTIDMLMRLNLPAGVDIEIKI
- a CDS encoding DNA-directed RNA polymerase subunit beta, giving the protein MAELLPTKSYRRIPVGLELPKLIQVQMDSFLRLKREGFTQLFGEISPIESYNKGMQLYFPSDDEISKEWDLKYWFEDPKNTIEECLERDLTYASPLYVSVLLKGKDIQEPIKSDLFLGDFPEMTPKGTFIINGTERVVVSQLIRSPGVYFEREVDRTTGRFLSTAKMIPDRGAWMEFETRKNDYVIIKFNRKRTTPVTVFLRALAAVDDGMGDFSPIKTGNDEELIELFKDVDTNPDRLFIPSSINQEPAWELDGNRTVAQAALIEFFKRLRPGDPPTLENAKEFLEEQLFDQRRYDLERVGRYKLNQKLDQEIPISHRTITKSDILHIVRRMIQINNGVVREDDIDHLGNRRVKTVGELIQNKLRVGLRRMERVIRERMSIRDQDQVSPTSLVNIRPVVASLREFFGSSQLSQFMEETNPLSELRHKRTLSALGPGGLRRERAGFDVRDVHHTHYGRICPIETPEGPNIGLIGRMATYATVNEYGFIETPYRKVVKQLKPKDDLEGHELREDVKDPKTDKVIGVKGERIDKDLAKKLAKLDVDFILITPFVSEVYEYLSADKEDKFVIAQANASLNEHKEFTRRVSCRLHSGFLLGNPEQIDYMDVAPQQIVGVSAALIPFLEHDDANRALMGSNMQAQAVPLVRPEVPIVSTGMEEFSALDSGQLVVADDDGEVVSVTGRMVQVREKGGNIHTYNLRKYRRSNQSTCIDQRPAVIKGQRIQKGQIVGDSSSSVDGKLALGQNVLVAFLPWEGGNFEDAILISEVLVEEDRFTSVHIEKHEVEARDTKLGPEEITRDIPNVGEDAIRNLDEHGIIRIGAEVGPNDILVGKITPKGEKELTPEERLLRAIFGEKSRDVKDTSLRMPHGEHGIVVDVKVFTREDNSDLKAGVDMMVRVSVAQHRKITAGDKMAGRHGNKGVVSLVVPVEDMPFLDNGRPVDVILNPLGVPGRMNIGQVLETHLGWAAERLGFRAVTPVFDGATEYEIEAELARAWMIDYAWDIAAEKAWEWLDEQTYDPEMIRDQDEVRLLYLEEWLGDRGYDVYELASSQTYARRVVLKEWLRDQGYDPDSILAFETDEIPVAGRFDQDTRAIEACLHLWMERHGEKVKKSLSGEELREKAREVMVKVNRPMPTLGKQKLRDGKSGDYYDHPVTIGLMVVMKLHHLVEDKVHARSTGPYSLVTQQPLGGKAQFGGQRFGEMEVWALEAYGAAYMLQEMLTVKSDDVTGRVATYESIVKGEPIEDPGIPAAFKVLVKEMQSLGLAVEAVLESGEVIKFGKDEDKARLPNTPTGLISIGSDI
- the rplD gene encoding 50S ribosomal protein L4 gives rise to the protein MEVDVFNMKGKKVSKAELPAAIFEAPVKVDLMHQAYVRQMANSRLGTHSTKGRSEVSGGGRKPWRQKGTGRARQGSIRAAQWVGGGKIFTPKPRSYDKAMPKKMRRAALRSALSVKASEGQIVLVDEFKLDEAKTRNMAEALQSLAGEGNVLVLIPENAPEYADVKRTCANIEDAKTLNASYLNVRDLLGYKKVVMPVAALDVIASYLG
- the rplC gene encoding 50S ribosomal protein L3 translates to MLKGLIGRKVGMTQIFDDDGISIPVTLIEAGPCYVTQVKTVENDGYSAVQLGFAEVKPKRLTGGQMGHLVRNELPPLKVLREFRLSKPDVSEGDMLKADVFEAGERVDVVGISKGRGFAGVMKRHNFNGGPKTHGQSDRQRSPGSLAAGTTPGRVFKGKRGPGRMGNDRVTSTNMRVVIVDPERNLIAVDGSVPGPKGGVVVIKAARKQ
- the tuf gene encoding elongation factor Tu; this translates as MAKEKFDRSKPHMNVGTMGHIDHGKTTLTAAITKVQGLKGYADYRAFDTIDNAPEEKDRGITINISHVEYESDKRHYAHVDMPGHRDYIKNMITGAAQVDGAILVVAAPDGAMPQTREHVLLAHQVEVPSIVVFLNKVDMMDDPELLELVEMELREMLSSYGFPGDDIPIIQGSALQALECESTDPNAPEYACINELMDAVDNYIPLPERDVDKPFMMPVEDVFSIKGRGTVVTGRIERGIVHTSDPVEIVGLQEKSMSSVVTGVEMFHKLLDEGMAGDNVGLLLRGIGREDVERGMVIAKPGSITPHTKFEGEVYILTREEGGRHSAFFTGYRPQFFIRTMDVTGTVTLPEGTEMVLPGDRVNMEVELIVPVALENGSQFAIREGGLTVGAGVISKIIE
- the fusA gene encoding elongation factor G is translated as MAEKEYPLERYRNIGIIAHIDAGKTTTTERILFYTGRTYRIGSVDDGTTVTDWMEQERERGITIVSAAVTAFWKDYQINLIDTPGHIDFTAEVQRSLRVLDGGVVVFDGVQGVEPQSETVWRQADRYQVPRICFANKMDRVGASFDRTIKSIEERLGAHPIAMQVPIGAEDNFVGVVDLLTEQAILFEDELGSTPEYTEVPENMRDLVKEKRAEMVERIAELDDDLTLKYLEGEELTIEEMKAALRHGVLKNEVAPVFAGSSLKNKGVQPLLDAVVDYLPSPLDMPDVIGHHTKTDEEVTRASRDDEPMSALVFKIVTDPYVGRLAYIRIYSGVVKKGSTYLNSTQEKRERVGRLLRMYADHREDVDELHAGEIGAILGLKQSYTGDTLSDMNNPIVLETISFPDPVISVAIEPKTLADQDKMSEALQKLAEEDPTFKVRVDDETGQTIISGMGELHLDILVDRMLREFKVQANVGNPRVAYHETITKAVPEAEYKFVKQTGGHGQYGHVVLRIEPLESGSGFEFAEEIKGGAIPREYIPSVEKGVREAVESGVVSGYPMTDMKVTLIDGSSHEVDSSDMAFRTAAIFAIREGVPKGRPVLLEPIMKVEVVVPEEHMGEVIGQINARHGNVLGMDVRPGNAQVIDAEVPLAQMFGYATELRSATKGRGVFTMEFDHYAPVSEAVMKKIQGM